One window of Lytechinus variegatus isolate NC3 chromosome 2, Lvar_3.0, whole genome shotgun sequence genomic DNA carries:
- the LOC121408816 gene encoding macrophage migration inhibitory factor-like: MPFLQILTNVTEDNIPKDYLTELTSVLAEATKKEKKYMCIHVSPNQQMSFGGSTAPCAIANVVCLGQQGVEENKIITKLITAALGKINVNPDRMYVVLRDIAGQDVGYNNTTCAGM, encoded by the exons ATGCCTTTTCTTCAGATTCTCACTAACGTCACGGAGGATAATATTCCAAAGGACTACTTGACTGAGCTTACTTCTGTTCTTGCAGAAGCGaccaaaaaggaaaagaag taTATGTGCATCCATGTAAGTCCAAATCAGCAGATGAGTTTCGGTGGGTCTACCGCACCTTGTGCCATCGCTAACGTGGTTTGTTTAGGGCAACAAGGAGTGGAGGAAAACAAGATCATCACGAAGCTTATCACTGCAGCACTGGGCAAGATCAACGTGAACCCTGACAG GATGTACGTGGTACTCAGAGACATAGCTGGGCAAGATGTTGGTTACAACAACACCACTTGTGCGGGAATGTAA